The following DNA comes from Lentibacillus sp. Marseille-P4043.
CGTTTAATCGAGAAGGAAAAGTGCTATATTGTTACTGCTAATCCTGAAATGGTTATGCGCACAACGGAGGATGCCTCTTATAAAAAGCAGGTGAACGCTGCCGATTTTATCGTACCTGATGGAGCGGGTATTGTGATTGCCTCCAAATTTATGAAACAACCAATTCAGGAGCGGATTCCTGGTTTCGAATTAATGGTAGATTTACTAGAATTTGCTAATGATAAAGGGTTATCGTGTTTTTTCCTTGGCGCTCAAGAGCAGGTGAATGAGAAAATGATTGATGAGATCGAGAAAAGATATCCTCATCTACGTATTGCTGGGAATCATCATGGCTATTTTTCGATTGATGATCCTGCAGTTGTTGAGCAGGTTAAGGCATCGGAGCCCGATCTTGTCTTCGCGGCACTTGGTTCCCCTAGACAGGAACAATGGATTACCGCACATTTTACTCAATTCGAAAAAGGGCTATTCATGGGGGTTGGCGGAAGTTTTGACGTGTTGGCAGGCGAAGTGAAGCGCGCACCTGATTCCTGGATCAGGCTCAATTTGGAATGGTTATACCGGCTGCTAAAACAGCCATTTCGCTGGAAAAGAATTTTAAAATCCCTGAAATTCATGGTATTGATTATGCTGGGCAAACGATAACAACCTATCTCCTTAAGTAGCTGGCTTAATGAGATGGGTTTTTTGTTAGTGGGACGGGGGGACAGGTTAGTTGTCCCGGTCTTAGACAGCGGTAGGACAGGGTTTCGAGGCGGGACAACTAACCTGTCCCTATGTCCCTTTGAAAGGCCGACAGAAAATTAGAAGACTTTTCGAACAATTTTAGTACATTTGCAGGTAGAAAAGGAGATTCAAGCATGGATAAACCCACGATTTACTTTTTAATGAATTCACTGGAGATTGAGCGGGGCGGTTTAACAAAGGCCTCTTTAAAACAGGCTTCTATGTTTGCTGAATTAGGGTATGAGGTACAAATGCTTTCCTTTAATTTTAATGCTTTCTACCCTTATATTAGACAGCAATTAGTAGAGCTTGGTAAGGTACATGAAAATGTGGTCATTCGTAATATGTATGAGGAATTGGAAGGTCAATCGGAGCCATTGTATTTTAACGGAAAGCTGAAACCAGCCAATCTGGAAAAATTGGCCGGTAATAGTGCGTTAAGCAAACGCAAAGGGCACAATGCATACCGAGTTTTTGAGAATGGCTGTTATACAAAATATATTAGCCTTGCAAGCGGAGACGCATTGAAATTTATTGATTACTTTAACGAAAATCGGTACCGGATTAGAAGGGAACAATTTGATCCTTGGGGAAAGCCGAAACAACTGACGTACATGGACTTTTTGACAAATAAACCACGTCAATCCATTTACTTTGACAAAAAAGGGCGAGCTTATCTTGCCGCATGGTACAATCAGGAAAAGGACAAATATGATCGCGTCTATTGTTTTTCCAAAAATGGTGAGATAGTCAAGGAGTATACGGGTGATATACTGAAATTAAAAATAGACTGGCTTGCTGAGGTTATTAAACATGATGAAAACCCTGTGATTGTGTCTGATACGAGAAGTACAGATGCTGTAATAACTGGCTTAAAAGAAGAGCGAGCTGTGAAAATCTGGCGTCTTCATAGTCATCATGTAGCACATCCATATGAAGATGATTCGCCGATTGCTGGGAAAGTGAAGCATGGCATCGCAAATTTGGATAAATTTGATGGCATCTTTTTATTAACCGAACAACAGAAGCGGGATATTAGTGAGAAATATGGCTATGGCGAAAAAATGTATGTCGTGCCACATTACCATGAACCTGTGCTGGAGCAGCAGATTGGTAAGGATGAAAAGCTTGCTGTTGTTATTAGTCGACTGTCAACGTTAAAACGTGTTGATCATATTATTAAGGCGTTTAAAAAAGTGGTGGATAAAGTTCCAGATGCGCGACTTGTTATTTATGGGAAGGGAACAGAAACAGATAAATTAAAGGTACTGATTCAGGATTTAGGGCTTGGAGAAAATGTTTCAATGCAAGGGTATACCAATGAACCAGACACTGTTTATGCCAATGCGTTATTTTCTGTTTTAGCATCAAAAAGTGAGGGATTCTCGTTATCCATCCTTGAATCAATGACGAATGGGACCCCTGTTATTAGCTATGACATCAAGTACGGGCCAAACGACCTAATTGAAAATGGCCAAAACGGATTTATTGTCGAAAAGGCAAACATCGACGCACTAGCCGAGAAAATGATTGACATGTTTACCCACCCCAAAGAAGCTATCAAAATGGGGGAAGACGCCAAACAACACATCGACAACCACTATAATAAAACAGTATACATCGACAAATGGGAGAAATATATACAGGAACTTATTGAATAGGGGGACGTGGGGACAGGTTTCTTGTCCCGGCCTTTAATAGCGGTAGGACAAGATTTCGAGGTGGGACAACTAACCTGTCCCCATGTCCCAGAGAGGAGGCTAATTATCAAAAAGGGTATATTATTTTTGTTTGTGGTTGTGGTTTTCGGTGCTTTGCCGTCTAGTGCGGTTGCGGCGAGCTTTGGGCCGGATGAGTGGAATCAGTATCGCTTGAACAGTGATAAAAATGCGGTATTTGATAATGGTTCAGATGCTTTGGATTACCAAGAATTTACAACGGCTGATCAGGTAAGGGCGACTCCGGTTATCGCTGGTAATACATTATTTATTGGAAATCACAATTCGGGTGATCTGTTTGCTTTTGATGTAACTACTGGTGAAAAACTATGGCAAAGTAAAGCACCAAACTGGGTTCATTCGGAAATGATCTACCATGATGGGCTTGTTTACGTTGGCTTTGGCAATCGATTTTTTCAGGAAAACGGGATTCGTGGAACAGAAGAAAGTGGTGTGTTAGCGCTTGATGCGGAAACCGGTGACATCGAGTGGAAGTTTAATACGGAAGGCGAAGTGATGCCAACGCCCGCATATTATGATGGTGTGCTATATGTTGCAACTGGTGACAAGCATCTGTATAAATTGGATCCCGCAAACGGAGAGCTGTTACATAAGGCGGACATTGGATCGACTGTGAGTATGTCGGCACCAAACATAACGGATGACACATTATATGTAGGTGGTAGCGGCCCACTTCCATACACATTTTCAGCGTACGATTTGCAGGCAGATGAATTTAAATGGCAAACGGAATTTCCAGCAGTTTTTGCCGGGTTAGATGATGTGCCTCCTGCCGTATCAGGCGATATTGTTGTTACAACGGCACTGGAAGGGGATAGCGACAACCCGGAACATTTTCTGTATGCGATGGATATTGCAACAGGCGAAATCCTTTGGCGGGAAAGTCTTGGCACAGGCGAATTTGTCAAAAACAACAAGTCTGGTGCGCCGATTATTTATGAAGGGGCTATATATGTTGGTAGCCCGATTACCAAAACATTTTACGCCTATGATTTAAAAACGGGTGATCAACTGTGGAAATATGAAAACGAGGTCATGAAAGCTCCACCTGTTGCACAAGATGGGATCGTCTATTTTTCCAACACAAAAGGGTTCATTTATGCATTAGATGCGGAATCAGGCGACGTTCTCGGAAAAAAGGAACTGGGTGGCAAATTAGCACCATCCGGCCCAATTATCATAAATGACACATTGTTCGTAGGCAGCCAGGATACGAATGTCTACGCTGTTCCACTGACAGATATCGTTAGTCAGCAGAAAATTGACGAGCGGAAGACTGCGGCAGAGGAAGATAGCCATGTTTTACAGTATGTGATTGGTGGTGCACTGGTTGTTATTGTGATTGGGTTAATTTTGTTTGTGGTTAGGCGTAGAAGCAAGGAATAGGAAATCGATAAGGAAAGCTTCTAAGAGAGGAACTCGGCGTTCGCCAAATACGAGGCGAATACCGAGTTTTTTTAAGTTGAATTAAAGAAAGTCAATAAGCGTAGTCAGAAAGCCCATAATGTCTTATAATAAAAATAGGAGGCGCTGATATCATGGAGAATCAGGAAGTCTTAAACAAGATTTTGCAAAAACTTGAGCAACAAGAGGGATTTCAAGAAGAAGTAAGACAAAAGCTAACATCACTGGAAGATAGGTTTACAACAGTTGATAAGGAGCTTACATCAATGGACGGAAGAATTTCATCAATAGATGGAAGACTTACATCATTGGACGAAAGAATTTCAACGATGGATGGAAGATTTACAACAATGGATGAAAGGCTTACAACAGTGGAAGAAAGACAAGAAAGAATGTTTGATTTACTTGTTTCGGTTAGCGAGAAAGTCAGTCAACCATTGGACAACATAGAGGCGCTTGCAAAACGTGTTTGGAATACAGAAAAAGATATCGCACAAATCCAAAGAAGAACAGGTTTAAAATAATGCAAAAGCACTGGAGCAAATTTCAGTGTTTTTTTCTTTTGTATTGATGGGGCTTTTTCACAGAACTTGATGAATAAACGCCAATCAAGAAAGTTGCTTTAGGTGTTAAAGAAGGGGATTTACATTGAATTGATGCAAAAGTTAACGCATTTAGGGAAGATGGAATTGAGGGGTTACGTGATTCATTGTGGTACTGTATACAATCAGAAACCCCTTCATATAGATTCACAATCGAAAATTCGCTTATGTCTGTCTGGTGGTGCGCTGTGAACTTTTTACTAATCACAAAAAAAGCTGCCAGCAAAATTCAGCCGACAGCTTCTCACTCTAATATGAATTTGTTGAATTATCACTTGCTTCTATACTCGTATCTTCATCTGTTTGATCAGTTTCACTGGCTGTTGCGCTTGTGTTATCTGTCAAATCTAATTGGCTTTTTAGAATCTGTTTTGTATCTTCAAGAGCTAGTTCATCCAATTTGTAAAAATACTTACGACCCGGTTGATAATCTTGCCCTTCCAACGTAAGTGAATCGATATCCAAACTTTTTCCGCTTGTTCCATAAGAAATAAAGCTTTTCATTTCATCGAATGTCATATTCGTGGTCATGTTTTTTCCTACTGCTTCAATAATGTTGTCAATTTTTAAAATGGAATTCATCGATACTGCTTTTTTCATCACAGCCTTGATTACTTCCTGCTGTCGTTTCCCGCGTTCGATATCATTATCCTGTTTCCGGGTACGAGCAAAGGCTAGTGCTTCCTCGCCATTTAATTTCTGCTCGCCAGGTAACAAGTGAATGGCACCGGCTTGGTCTTTGGAATTAAGTTCATTCATTTCATAAGGAACATCAATGGTTACGCCATCAACGGCATTGACAACGTCGATAAATGCTTCGAAGTTAACTTTTGCATAATAATCGACTGGAATATCCAATAAATTTTCCACTGTTTCAATGGTTGATTTGGGTCCACCGTATGCGTGTGCTTCTGTGATCTTCGTTTTTTTGCCGGCATCTTCGACATAAACATAAGAATCACGTGGTATGCTAAGTAGCTTTACACTCTTATCGTCTTTATTCAGTGTTGCGAGTATTAGGGTATCTGTACGCGAATTTCCGTTTTTATTATTTTTTCGGATATCACTGGCATCCACACCCATGATTAAGACTGAAACATTATCGACATCAGGATCAACTGTTGTATCACGTAACTCTGATTTTTCCCGTCCGTCATCTTTATAGGAATCAGAAAAAACGGAATCTGCTTTTACATATAAATACGTGGCATAGCTTACAAGCCCGAAAAACACAATAAGAATGGGCACTAATATGAAAACAACGCGTTTCTTGAGCCTACGCTTCTTTCTCTTGACACGACGTGAATTGTCTGGCATAGAAAAATTCCCCTTTTTAAGCAAAATACCTTTAGTTCTAGTATTATGCTAGTGTGATTATCTATATAGCAAAAAATTTATATTCATAAGCAAAACGATCTTATTCTAAAAAGTTACATTTTATACGGAAAATCAACATTAATTTTACTATGAAATAGCCTATTCGTAAATTAAAATTTGATTACAATCGTGTTAGAAACGTTTAACGTAGTGTGTAAGCCTTTACCAGACAACGTTCTGCAGCTTAAAAAAGATTTACTTTTATATGGTGTTTTTTTGGCACAGTTGGGGAAAATGTCGAATTTTAGAGGTCATGTTTATATAGAAGCATGGATCGTGTCGTCTACTCTAACAAGCAGAAATATTATCCACACTTTTCCCACGCTGAGATTCAGTGGCTTGTTCTCACGCCCAACAGCATGGTGGGAACCCTGCAGCCATTTCCTTTGTTTCATTGCTCAAATGCATTGTGCACCCAATCAAGCAGTATGAAAGTGACTAAATCACCAGATCCACTTTATTTTCGGGCTTTTTGCAGTTGGCACCTTTTTTGGTTGATCTTAGGACTTATTTCTCTGAAAAAAACACTTAGTCCCATTTTACAGGTAGTTTGGGGAAAAGTGTAGGCCTTTTGTATGGATTTTCAACAAAGTCATCACTTGCTTATCATCTGTTGACAAGAAGGTGCACTTTAATGATTTTAAAAAAATATATTCCATGCTACCTTCCACCCCTTACGAACGATTGTAATGGTGAAAGGAGGGGATGAAACATGGCAGAATCAGAAGTGTATAAATCGACGCTATCGCTTGTGCTTGATGACGGTGCGGACGTTTTGACAGGGAAACCAATCTATAAAACAAAAAGCTTCAACAACGTCAAAACAGCCGCAATAGCCGATCAGTTATACACAATCGCACAAGCTGTAGCAGGACTACAAGAACGACCACTCTACAACATCGAACGAAAAGACAACTCCGAAATCAGACAAGCATAGCGGGACATGGGGACAGGTTTGTTGTCCCAGCATCTAGATAGGGCGGAAGTGGCGGCATAGAGCCTTTTATCCCGAAGCTTTGAATGGGACAAGTGACCTGTCCGCGCGTCCCACCATTAAATGGAAGGAGGAAAGATGATGAAAAAGCTTGAGTTGAAATTTGCAAATAAAGAAGGTAAAACTGTTACGTATTCATTAGAGAAGCCGGTTGAACCAGTTGATCCAGCGGCAGTAAAGAGTGCCATGGAGGAAATCATTTCACAAAATGCTTTCACATCCACAGGCGGTGACCTTGTTTCAATCAAGAGTGCACGAGTCGTGGATCGGATTGTGACAGATATTGAATTAGCAGAATAGGGATAGGCAACAGGGCTGACATCATTTGAGGAGTCAGCCCCCAGTTTTTATCCCACTATCCCAAGCTTTTTCAATCCATTAAAAATCCCCGATTCTTCTACTGATGTTGTGCGGTGTTTTGCAAAATCAAATAGATCAGGGTGTGCATTTGCCATTGCAAAGCTTTCTCCAACTGTTTGAAGCATTTCTTTATCATTCATTCCGTCACCAAACGCAATAGCCTTTTCTTTAGGGATATCCAAACGTTTCAGCACGTTTTTGATTGCTTCCCCTTTGTTGACCGATTTGCGAATGATGTCATAGCAATGCTGAACGCCTTCAATGTTCACTTGTGAAAGGCGGATATCAGCTTCGATTTCATAAAGGGATGCTTGTGAAGGATCCAGTTTCATTATGGTGGCACCTAAAACACGATCCATTACAGCTTTCGTAAAACGTTCATTTTTCACCATCTGAAATGTCTCGATAAAATTGCTCGTTGCTGGTGAATCCAGTGCAGTAAAATAGTTCTTTTCGTTCGTATAAAGCACGATTTCCTGTCCATTATTCTCCGCGATCTCAAGAAATTGCTCAACCGTATTGGTGTTTATCGGCTCATCGAGGATGGTTTCGTTTTGATAAACGGCATATGCCCCGTTGTATCCAATAAATGAATCCACTCCAAGTTCCATCGCAAGATCCGCAATTTCGTGTAAAGGGCGCCCTGTTGCCAGGAAAACCTCTATACCCTTCGCCTTGGCCTGTGAAATTGCCTCCTTCGTTGATGCAGAATAAGTATGATCCGGTTTCAAAATTGTTCCATCTATATCCAGGAAAAGTATGTTATATGTCATAGTAGTCTCCTTTTGATTTTGGTAGTGGGACGTAGGGACAGGTTTCTTGTCCCCAGTAGCGAATCGCATGTTGGACAAGCATCTATCCGGGTTTAGAAGGGAAGCTGCAGTGGGACAAGGAACCATCCCCCATCCCCATGTCCCGCGCACCCCACGTAAGCACTGCTTAAGAGAACGCTGCGTAGCTTCTAAGCTGTTTATGATAGGCGGCTGTCTGTTCTTTATCCATCCCATCCGGTTCTTTAGGGATAATTAAACCTTGCAAATCGGATACGTACAGGAAAAAGTGGTGCGGGTCTTCCGTCAATTTCACAAAGCCATCCCAATTAAAATGCGTTGTTTCATCATTCATTGCTCGATCAATGCCATTGTCTGAAAAGGTCATTTCACACGCACCTAGTACATGGGAATAATCATTTTTCTGCATTTGTGCTTTTAGCTTGAAAAATGCGATGTTCGAATACAGCATCGGAAAAATCATAAAATAAATAATCGCTATCACCAAACTGGCAACAACGGCCGCGAATGACGTATCCATGAGAAACAACGCAACGAGGAAAAGCACGATTGTACTGATCCACTTAAAATATCTTTCTTTAATATGATGTGTATAAGAATGCTTAATGACGTCCTGCTGGAATGCAGTTAAATCATCAAAATTGAGTTGAAAACGAATGGTCATTTTCCTAAACTTCCTTTCACCAAACATAAAGGTGTCTGTTTGAATATATCTGTTCCATTATAGCAGATCCAGGCAAAAAACTTCATTTATAAAGGGCGTTCTCGCGTAGCTAGATTACCATATGTTGAGGGATTAAGCTTAGCGTCCGGGTTCATCTAAAAATGTGATAATGCTTAACAAATAAAAACTCCCGGTAAGGAGCAATAAAAAACGAATAAATTTTTTAAGAGGAGGAGATTAATTCCATGTCAGAGGAGAACAAAAATCGCAATAAGGACAAGAACAAACAATGAAATGTGATAAAATATACCGACCGGGATGTTGAGTTTGCCAATGATAGTGAATTTCTGAACCTGGATAATAAGAAAAATAAAAAAATAGCGCTCGTTCTCTGTTAGGAAGAAAGGCGCTATTTTTGGTTTTGGTGGGACATGGGGACAGGTCGAGAACACTGAAAAAGTCCGGTTCACAAAAATGAAGAGTATACTATCCGCAATATATATATGATTGTATTTGATAACGACGCTAAATATAGTGGTTTGTTCAATGACATCTATTGTAATGGTCACTTTTTCAGTGGCCTCGGACAGGTTTCGCGTCCCACCGCTCATCCCCGTCCTCATCGACAACTGTGCTGGGACAACTAACCTATCCCCACGTCCCGCAAAAAATAAAGCATCAGGATATCGCCGATTCATTATTTTTAACAAATGCCTTTTTTGTCCATTTTTTAGATTTCCATCTTTTAAGCATAAGAAATCCTCTTAACCATTCGTCTGCGATAAAGGCAATCCAAATTCCGACAAGACCAAGACCTAGATACAATCCGAAATACCACGCAAACGTTACACTAATCCCCCACATAGAGATAATCCCAATGAAAACAGGAAATTTTACATCTCCAGATGCACGAAGGGAGTTGATGACCACAAGATTAGATGCACGTCCGGGCTCCAAAATAATGGTAAGTAATAAAAGGATGGCGCCTTTTTCAATGATAGAGCGATTATCTGTAAAAATGCCAAGAAGCAAATCACTTGAAAAACACACGACAATTGCAGCAGAAACAGAGATGATAATTGCTAATTTTAAGCTGTTTAGGCAACGTTTGTAGGCCTTGTTTAGTTGATTATCCCCTACCATATGGCCGATTAGTATTTGGGTTCCTTGACTAATAGCTATTGAGAATAGAAAAATAAACATGATTGTATTTTGGGTATAAACTTTTGTAGTGATAGCAGTTGTACCCATTTGAGCAACAAAATACGTAATAGCCATCTGACTAACATTGTAGGAAAGTTGTTCTCCGGCTGAAGGAATACCAATGGCCAGTAAACTTTTTACGTGATCTTTTTGGTATTTGATAAACGAAAGGATTGGTAATTCACCTTTACTTCTTTTTATTAAAAGAACAAGTAATGTCAAGAATCCTAAAAAACGGCTAAATGTTGTGGCTAAAGCTACCCCTTCCACACCTAGAATTGGAAAGCCAAACGGACCAAAAATAACAAAATAGTTTCCGATAACGTTAAGTATATTCATGCCAATGGTCACATACATGGTGTCTTTGGTAAAACCATAACTCCGCAAAATTGCTGCTACTGTCATAATTAAAGCTTGAACAAAAATGAATCCGCCAACTATATTCATATAGATTGTTGCTTCTCCCATTAATTCATTAGGGAGATTCATAAGATTTAAAATCGATTTGCTAAAGAAAAGTAGCCCCAAGCTTAATAATAGTGAGAACCATAAATTTAGGCTAATCGAGGTAACTGCTATCGCTCCGGCAGTTTTTTCTTGTTTAGCTCCTAGATTTTGTGCCACAAGAATGGCTGCTCCAGCTGCAACGAAACCAAACATTACAATAACAACTGAAATAGTCTGGTTTGCTACACCTACTGCTGCGACAGAATGGTCTGAATACTGACTCAACATTAGCGTATCTGCATTACCCATTAGCATGTGAAGCAATGTTTCAATAAATATCGGCCATGTTAGTGCAAGTAAAGTTAGTTTTTTCTTGTTTTGACCAATCATTTAGGTTACCCTCCCTCAGACAGTAACACATGAAATATTGCAACCATTCTATGTTCCGTCCCATTTAAATTAGTTGCTCATTCATGCGCTATTTGCTATTTACTTGAAAAGCACCGCCTTAGGGTAGACGGTGCTCTAATAAAGGCTATTTCCTGTCATAATCCTTCGTTTATAAATCTAGGGGTAATGCCACTGATGTCGCCTATCTCGTCCCTATACCTGTCGTGAAAACTTCGTGGATAAATTTGATAGACAACACCTTTCTCTTCAACGCTACTAGTTTCTGCTAATCTACTTTTACATCGACCCGTTCAAAAATCCTAAATCCATATGGTGCTAGATCAATAGAGATTTTACCAGTGTCAACTAGATTTTTTTGAAATCCAAATTCCGTTAAAATTTGTTCATCAAACATACCTGACAGTCCAAATGATCCTGTGACATGTTCGGAACTATTGTTCACAACAAAAATAACACGGTTGTCTTCAGTGTACTTTTCATAAACAATCGTATTTTTTGCATCATCTACATGTAAAAAACGAAAATTTGCTCCGTTCGCATAAACGGAATTTGATTTTCGTAATGAGATCAACGCTTTAACAAAATGAAAGAGATCACGATTTTGCTTATCTTTATCCCAAATCATACATGCTCGGCACCCCGGATCCTGTCCACCTGTCATGCCAATCTCATCCCCATAATAGATACATGGTGTTCCAATAAATGTTAATTGAAAGAGGTAGAGTAATTTGACACGATCTACATTCCCGCCTGCTAAAGTCAAAATCCGTGGTGTGTCATGGCTGTCAAGCAGGTTGAACGCAACTTCATTCACATTAGCAGGGTACATATGTAAAACTTTAGTTATCGAATTGGCAAAAGTGCTTGCGTCCATTTCCTGTTTGGCGAAAAAATCAATAGTCCCATTTGTGAATGGATAGTTCATAACAGCATCAAATTGATCACCTAAAAGCCAAGGCATCGAGTCGTGCCAAATTTCACCTAAAATGTATGCATCCGGTTTGACGGATTTAACGACTTCTCGAAATTCCCGCCAAAATGCATGATCGACTTCGTTAGCAACATCCAGGCGCCAGCCGTCAATATCAAATTCTTCGATCCAATAGCGGGCAACATCCAATAAGTATTGCTTTACATCTGGGTGCTCGGTATTTAATTTTGGCATGGAAGCTCCAAAAGCGAATGTGTCATAGTTTGGTTTCGGCTCTGTAACGACTGGAAAATCCCAAAGATGGAACCAATCACGGTAAGCGGATTTGTCCTGATGTTCTAATACATCTTGAAACGGGGCAAAGTAATAACCACTGTGATTGAATACCGCATCTAGCATGACACGAATCCCTCGTTTGTGACACTCCGAAACGAGACGGCGAAATGTATCCTTGTCCCCGAATTGCGGGTCGATTTCCATGTAATCAATGGTGTCATATTTATGATTCGAATGTGCCTTGAAAATTGGGGTAAAATAGATCCCGTTTATGCCTAAATCAACCAAATAATCAAGATGTTCCATTACCCCATGAAAGTCACCACCAAAAAAGTTAGACGGAGTTGGATCGGTCTCGCCCCACGGTAATGTCCCAACTGGATCATTGGAAAGGTTCCCATTTGCAAATCGTTCAGGGAAAATTTGATACCAGACTGTTTCTTTCACCCAGGCAGGAGCCGAAAATACATCACCTTTATGCAAATATGGAAAACAAAAATAGGAATCTTTATCTGTTGATGCAGATTCAGAAAATCCACGCTCTGTATAATAAACGGTTTTATCAGAATTTGAACAGCGGAATCCATATCGCATTCTCCGGAATTCAGGTTTTACTGCAATTTTCCAATAGTCATGCATTTTCGTGGATCCCGATTTTTCCATAGCCGCTATTTTGTACAACCATTGTTCATTATCGATATGATAAGGATCGCCGAATAGGAGATCAACAGAGTCGACATCACTTTTTCCTGTTCGCAAGATGATATGTAA
Coding sequences within:
- a CDS encoding LCP family protein, which translates into the protein MPDNSRRVKRKKRRLKKRVVFILVPILIVFFGLVSYATYLYVKADSVFSDSYKDDGREKSELRDTTVDPDVDNVSVLIMGVDASDIRKNNKNGNSRTDTLILATLNKDDKSVKLLSIPRDSYVYVEDAGKKTKITEAHAYGGPKSTIETVENLLDIPVDYYAKVNFEAFIDVVNAVDGVTIDVPYEMNELNSKDQAGAIHLLPGEQKLNGEEALAFARTRKQDNDIERGKRQQEVIKAVMKKAVSMNSILKIDNIIEAVGKNMTTNMTFDEMKSFISYGTSGKSLDIDSLTLEGQDYQPGRKYFYKLDELALEDTKQILKSQLDLTDNTSATASETDQTDEDTSIEASDNSTNSY
- a CDS encoding outer membrane protein assembly factor BamB family protein, producing MVVVFGALPSSAVAASFGPDEWNQYRLNSDKNAVFDNGSDALDYQEFTTADQVRATPVIAGNTLFIGNHNSGDLFAFDVTTGEKLWQSKAPNWVHSEMIYHDGLVYVGFGNRFFQENGIRGTEESGVLALDAETGDIEWKFNTEGEVMPTPAYYDGVLYVATGDKHLYKLDPANGELLHKADIGSTVSMSAPNITDDTLYVGGSGPLPYTFSAYDLQADEFKWQTEFPAVFAGLDDVPPAVSGDIVVTTALEGDSDNPEHFLYAMDIATGEILWRESLGTGEFVKNNKSGAPIIYEGAIYVGSPITKTFYAYDLKTGDQLWKYENEVMKAPPVAQDGIVYFSNTKGFIYALDAESGDVLGKKELGGKLAPSGPIIINDTLFVGSQDTNVYAVPLTDIVSQQKIDERKTAAEEDSHVLQYVIGGALVVIVIGLILFVVRRRSKE
- a CDS encoding DUF1659 domain-containing protein, translating into MAESEVYKSTLSLVLDDGADVLTGKPIYKTKSFNNVKTAAIADQLYTIAQAVAGLQERPLYNIERKDNSEIRQA
- a CDS encoding HAD family hydrolase; translated protein: MTYNILFLDIDGTILKPDHTYSASTKEAISQAKAKGIEVFLATGRPLHEIADLAMELGVDSFIGYNGAYAVYQNETILDEPINTNTVEQFLEIAENNGQEIVLYTNEKNYFTALDSPATSNFIETFQMVKNERFTKAVMDRVLGATIMKLDPSQASLYEIEADIRLSQVNIEGVQHCYDIIRKSVNKGEAIKNVLKRLDIPKEKAIAFGDGMNDKEMLQTVGESFAMANAHPDLFDFAKHRTTSVEESGIFNGLKKLGIVG
- a CDS encoding WecB/TagA/CpsF family glycosyltransferase produces the protein MSNEAKVNNFVSIMGIPFVNITKEKLLQNHLFPRLIEKEKCYIVTANPEMVMRTTEDASYKKQVNAADFIVPDGAGIVIASKFMKQPIQERIPGFELMVDLLEFANDKGLSCFFLGAQEQVNEKMIDEIEKRYPHLRIAGNHHGYFSIDDPAVVEQVKASEPDLVFAALGSPRQEQWITAHFTQFEKGLFMGVGGSFDVLAGEVKRAPDSWIRLNLEWLYRLLKQPFRWKRILKSLKFMVLIMLGKR
- a CDS encoding MATE family efflux transporter, whose product is MIGQNKKKLTLLALTWPIFIETLLHMLMGNADTLMLSQYSDHSVAAVGVANQTISVVIVMFGFVAAGAAILVAQNLGAKQEKTAGAIAVTSISLNLWFSLLLSLGLLFFSKSILNLMNLPNELMGEATIYMNIVGGFIFVQALIMTVAAILRSYGFTKDTMYVTIGMNILNVIGNYFVIFGPFGFPILGVEGVALATTFSRFLGFLTLLVLLIKRSKGELPILSFIKYQKDHVKSLLAIGIPSAGEQLSYNVSQMAITYFVAQMGTTAITTKVYTQNTIMFIFLFSIAISQGTQILIGHMVGDNQLNKAYKRCLNSLKLAIIISVSAAIVVCFSSDLLLGIFTDNRSIIEKGAILLLLTIILEPGRASNLVVINSLRASGDVKFPVFIGIISMWGISVTFAWYFGLYLGLGLVGIWIAFIADEWLRGFLMLKRWKSKKWTKKAFVKNNESAIS
- a CDS encoding YcxB family protein, whose translation is MTIRFQLNFDDLTAFQQDVIKHSYTHHIKERYFKWISTIVLFLVALFLMDTSFAAVVASLVIAIIYFMIFPMLYSNIAFFKLKAQMQKNDYSHVLGACEMTFSDNGIDRAMNDETTHFNWDGFVKLTEDPHHFFLYVSDLQGLIIPKEPDGMDKEQTAAYHKQLRSYAAFS
- a CDS encoding glycosyltransferase, which encodes MDKPTIYFLMNSLEIERGGLTKASLKQASMFAELGYEVQMLSFNFNAFYPYIRQQLVELGKVHENVVIRNMYEELEGQSEPLYFNGKLKPANLEKLAGNSALSKRKGHNAYRVFENGCYTKYISLASGDALKFIDYFNENRYRIRREQFDPWGKPKQLTYMDFLTNKPRQSIYFDKKGRAYLAAWYNQEKDKYDRVYCFSKNGEIVKEYTGDILKLKIDWLAEVIKHDENPVIVSDTRSTDAVITGLKEERAVKIWRLHSHHVAHPYEDDSPIAGKVKHGIANLDKFDGIFLLTEQQKRDISEKYGYGEKMYVVPHYHEPVLEQQIGKDEKLAVVISRLSTLKRVDHIIKAFKKVVDKVPDARLVIYGKGTETDKLKVLIQDLGLGENVSMQGYTNEPDTVYANALFSVLASKSEGFSLSILESMTNGTPVISYDIKYGPNDLIENGQNGFIVEKANIDALAEKMIDMFTHPKEAIKMGEDAKQHIDNHYNKTVYIDKWEKYIQELIE
- a CDS encoding DUF2922 domain-containing protein, giving the protein MKKLELKFANKEGKTVTYSLEKPVEPVDPAAVKSAMEEIISQNAFTSTGGDLVSIKSARVVDRIVTDIELAE